A single genomic interval of Bradyrhizobium japonicum USDA 6 harbors:
- the ku gene encoding non-homologous end joining protein Ku — translation MEFCVHGPRANWKGFLRLSLVTCPVALYPATSESEKISFNQLNRQTGHRIKYIKVDQDTGDEVPNEDIVKGYELEKGQFIEVTKEELEEIALESTRTIEIDEFVDKSEIDPCYLIRPYYLRPDGKVGHDAFAVIRETIREMNKVAIGRVVLTNREHIIALEPMDKGLVGTLLRYPYEVRSEQEYFDEIQDVKVTKDMLDLARHIVNQKAGTFDPEKFEDHYESALVELINQKRAGKLIRPKERPKGENVVDLMEALRQSVGREKATEPANAPKKSAKKPRKAASGQKEMLMPIAGKKQAKEAGAKKQPARSQRRSAWLGPNVC, via the coding sequence ATGGAGTTCTGCGTACACGGCCCCCGTGCCAATTGGAAAGGCTTCCTGCGTCTGTCCCTCGTGACTTGTCCGGTGGCGCTGTACCCAGCGACTTCTGAGTCCGAGAAGATCTCCTTCAATCAGCTCAACCGCCAGACAGGCCACCGCATCAAGTACATCAAGGTGGACCAGGACACGGGCGACGAGGTGCCTAACGAGGACATCGTCAAGGGCTATGAACTGGAGAAGGGCCAGTTCATTGAAGTGACGAAGGAGGAGCTCGAAGAGATCGCGTTGGAATCGACCCGCACGATCGAAATCGATGAGTTCGTCGACAAGTCAGAAATCGACCCGTGCTACCTGATCCGACCCTACTACCTTCGTCCGGACGGCAAGGTCGGCCACGACGCCTTCGCGGTGATCCGCGAGACCATCCGTGAAATGAACAAGGTCGCCATCGGCCGCGTCGTGCTGACCAATCGCGAGCACATCATTGCACTGGAGCCGATGGACAAAGGGCTCGTGGGAACGTTGCTGCGTTACCCCTACGAGGTCCGCAGCGAGCAGGAGTACTTTGACGAAATCCAGGATGTCAAAGTTACCAAAGATATGCTCGACCTCGCCAGGCACATTGTGAACCAGAAGGCAGGCACGTTCGATCCCGAAAAGTTCGAGGATCACTACGAAAGCGCACTGGTCGAATTGATCAACCAGAAGCGGGCCGGAAAGTTGATCCGCCCTAAAGAGCGGCCAAAGGGTGAGAACGTCGTTGATCTGATGGAGGCGCTACGGCAGAGCGTCGGGAGAGAGAAGGCGACGGAGCCTGCAAATGCTCCGAAGAAGTCGGCCAAGAAGCCGCGCAAGGCCGCAAGCGGTCAGAAGGAGATGTTGATGCCTATCGCCGGCAAGAAGCAGGCAAAGGAGGCAGGTGCAAAAAAGCAGCCGGCAAGGTCGCAGCGTCGGTCTGCCTGGCTCGGCCCTAACGTTTGTTGA
- a CDS encoding DUF3800 domain-containing protein, whose amino-acid sequence MRTYYVDETGFTGEDLLAADQPIFLQATNDLSEDEADRLIASTFGGLGSTELKYSRLARGGRHQDRIVEFIGILAQDPLRAGAWIAHKEFAMMTLIVDWWMEPLAYEAGLNLYKDGANHGMANMLYFCLESYWSKGFRRKVLEHFQRMLRTRTLERYTECQLLIEKARRHATGDPTREELLRYLSVSFMLLGYDHVRRMPERALDIALTGLVQLGHMWTERHSGPWSVVHDQSSNMSKQKWIWDAYSAETMPPAKFENPGTVARFPMNVTQTRFGDSAQEKQLQICDVLAGACSAFARFDKTDAEHLAYRDRLGAAGIENFFTGVMWPVPEVTPEGLGRRGWDGNIALEYLTQNMRAKRPEPKP is encoded by the coding sequence ATGAGAACCTATTACGTCGACGAGACAGGCTTTACCGGCGAGGACCTCCTGGCGGCAGACCAGCCGATCTTCTTGCAGGCGACCAACGACCTCAGCGAAGACGAGGCGGATCGACTCATCGCTTCGACCTTTGGCGGTCTGGGCAGCACCGAACTCAAATATAGCCGGCTCGCGCGCGGCGGCCGTCACCAAGACAGGATCGTCGAGTTCATCGGGATACTTGCGCAGGATCCTCTGCGCGCCGGGGCGTGGATCGCCCACAAGGAATTCGCCATGATGACGTTGATCGTCGATTGGTGGATGGAGCCCCTTGCTTACGAGGCAGGCTTGAACTTGTATAAGGACGGCGCAAATCATGGTATGGCGAACATGCTGTATTTCTGTCTGGAATCCTACTGGTCGAAAGGTTTCAGGCGAAAGGTCCTTGAACATTTCCAGCGCATGCTCCGTACGCGAACCCTGGAACGATATACGGAGTGCCAGCTCCTGATCGAGAAGGCGCGCCGGCACGCAACAGGCGATCCCACCCGAGAAGAGCTTTTAAGGTATCTGTCCGTGTCGTTCATGCTCCTCGGCTACGATCACGTACGCCGTATGCCCGAGCGCGCGCTCGATATCGCGCTGACCGGCCTCGTGCAGCTCGGTCATATGTGGACCGAACGGCACAGTGGTCCGTGGAGCGTCGTGCACGACCAATCCTCCAACATGTCCAAGCAAAAATGGATATGGGACGCCTATTCGGCGGAAACTATGCCGCCGGCCAAGTTCGAGAACCCCGGCACGGTGGCGCGGTTTCCGATGAACGTCACGCAAACGCGCTTTGGCGATTCCGCGCAGGAGAAGCAGTTGCAAATTTGCGACGTTCTGGCGGGCGCGTGTTCGGCATTCGCGCGGTTCGATAAGACAGATGCCGAGCACCTCGCCTACCGCGATCGCCTTGGCGCGGCCGGGATCGAGAATTTCTTTACAGGTGTGATGTGGCCGGTCCCGGAAGTGACGCCTGAAGGCCTCGGTCGACGGGGCTGGGACGGCAATATCGCACTCGAATATTTGACGCAGAACATGCGTGCGAAACGGCCGGAGCCCAAACCTTGA
- a CDS encoding helix-turn-helix domain-containing protein translates to MPKTVTSPIQKKLAAMLVELRKGAGLRQVDLANKLGVYQSWVTHLESGQRRIDVVELIELGRAIGFDPAEVVRKLNKR, encoded by the coding sequence ATGCCCAAGACGGTTACCTCGCCCATTCAAAAGAAGCTTGCCGCCATGTTGGTCGAGCTAAGAAAGGGCGCGGGACTCCGTCAGGTTGATCTCGCCAACAAACTAGGGGTCTACCAATCCTGGGTAACCCACCTTGAATCTGGGCAACGTCGAATAGACGTCGTTGAGCTGATCGAGTTGGGGCGAGCCATTGGCTTTGACCCCGCCGAGGTCGTTCGGAAACTCAACAAACGTTAG
- a CDS encoding site-specific integrase: MLAGVDGEQCRQYAKERGNKGGSRRDLEDLRAAINHHAAEGYHRGIVKITLPAKGEPRDKWLTRSDAAKLIWTCWRYRELQKMSRGPLKGQKVATGKRPLRHLARFILIGVYSGSRAGAIAAASPIPAVGRAFVDLERGIYYRRRQGDAKTNKRQPPVPIPPRLLAHLRRWHRIDHHAKHFVEFNGKPVISVKTAFKTAVRLAGLGVGISPHTLRHTAATWLMQRGADPWQAAGYLGMSLDVLLNTYGHHHPDYLADAVEKIAKRERKIEGNRGNFDSVLPLRR; the protein is encoded by the coding sequence ATGCTAGCCGGGGTCGACGGTGAGCAGTGCCGTCAATACGCTAAGGAGCGCGGCAACAAGGGCGGCTCAAGGCGCGATCTTGAAGACCTACGCGCAGCTATCAATCATCATGCGGCGGAAGGTTATCATCGAGGGATCGTCAAGATCACGTTGCCAGCAAAGGGCGAGCCCCGCGATAAGTGGCTCACGAGATCCGATGCCGCAAAGCTGATCTGGACGTGCTGGAGATACCGCGAGCTGCAGAAGATGTCGCGGGGGCCACTGAAAGGCCAGAAAGTCGCGACCGGAAAGCGGCCCTTACGGCACCTGGCACGGTTCATTTTGATTGGTGTTTACAGCGGGTCGCGAGCCGGCGCTATCGCCGCCGCTTCGCCGATTCCGGCAGTCGGCCGCGCGTTTGTCGACCTGGAGCGCGGTATATACTATCGGCGCCGCCAGGGCGACGCAAAGACCAACAAGCGGCAACCGCCAGTGCCGATCCCGCCGCGCCTGCTTGCGCATCTCAGGCGTTGGCACCGGATCGATCATCACGCGAAACACTTCGTGGAATTCAATGGAAAACCCGTCATCTCAGTGAAGACGGCCTTCAAAACCGCCGTGCGACTGGCCGGCCTTGGCGTGGGTATTTCGCCCCATACGCTTCGGCATACAGCAGCGACTTGGTTGATGCAGCGTGGCGCCGATCCGTGGCAGGCAGCGGGCTACCTAGGCATGTCGCTTGACGTTCTGCTCAACACCTACGGCCATCATCACCCCGATTATCTCGCAGACGCCGTTGAGAAGATCGCCAAGCGAGAGAGGAAGATCGAAGGAAACCGCGGCAACTTCGATTCGGTACTGCCGCTGCGTCGATAG